In Zingiber officinale cultivar Zhangliang chromosome 8B, Zo_v1.1, whole genome shotgun sequence, a single genomic region encodes these proteins:
- the LOC122014094 gene encoding uncharacterized protein LOC122014094 produces the protein MWPDFGSEARNIRLALAADGINPHSNLSSRYSCWPIMLATYNLPPDMCMKRKFIMLTMLISGPKQPGNDIDVYLEVLVDDLQLLWEGVDGVYDAYRREVFTLKAVLLWTINDFPAYGNLSGCTTHGYYACPICGEDTYAKHLQNGKKMSFAGHRRFLPRFHPYRRQIKEFNGMEELGEAGRPLSGIKLHCLDVMHIEKNVFESLINTLMNIKGKTKDNVAARLDMVQMGIRPQLAPKIGEKRTYLPPAACSFTKNDRLQVCRSLMDIKVLKSFSSNMKNLVYMDEMKLSSLKSHDSHVIMQHFLPIVIRNSLPKYVRYAVIRLCFFFKDICCKIIDVAKLDKLQSDLIVTLCLLEQYFPPSFFNIMLHLTVHLVREVQLCGPVYFRWMYPFERCMKVLKSYVGSRKYLEGCIVRRYATEEAVEFCSEYLNDLDPVGVPKSLRDPNASIPGFLASNSSIIVQQIDLQ, from the exons ATGTGGCCCGACTTTGGAAGTGAGGCAAGAAATATTCGCCTGGCACTTGCAGCCGATGGAATTAATCCTCACAGCAATCTTAGTAGTCGCTACAGTTGCTGGCCAATCATGCTGGCCACATATAATTTGCCTCCAGACATGTGCATGAAAAGGAAATTCATCATGCTAACGATGCTCATTTCAGGGCCGAAACAGCCTGGAAACGATATCGACGTCTACCTTGAGGTTCTAGTTGATGATTTGCAGCTGTTGtgggaaggagttgatggagtTTATGATGCTTATCGAAGGGAGGTTTTCACTCTTAAAGCAGTTCTTTTATGGACCATCAACGACTTTCCTGCATATGGTAACCTTAGTGGATGTACTACACATGGTTATTACGCATGCCCAATTTGTGGTGAGGATACTTATGCAAAGCACTTACAAAATGGGAAGAAAATGTCATTTGCTGGGCATAGACGATTCCTACCACGATTTCATCCATATCGGAGGCAAATAAAGGAGTTTAATGGCATGGAGGAACTTGGTGAAGCAGGTAGGCCATTATCTGGAATTAAGTT GCATTGTCTCGATGTTATGCACATTGAGAAAAATGTTTTCGAGTCTTTGATTAATACTTTGATGAACATCAAGGGAAAAACCAAGGACAATGTGGCAGCTAGGTTGGACATGGTTCAGATGGGAATTAGGCCTCAATTGGCTCCTAAAATTGGTGAGAAAAGAACATATCTACCTCCTGCAGCATGCTCATTCACAAAAAATGATAGATTACAAGTATGTAGGTCATTAATGGATATAAAAGTTCTGAAAAGTTTCTCATCAAACATGAAGAATCTTGTCTACATGGATGAGATGAAGCTGAGTAGCTTGAAATCACATGATTCTCATGTTATAATGCAGCACTTCCTACCAATAGTCATACGTAATTCTCTGCCAAAATATGTTAGATATGCTGTCATAAGATTATGCTTCTTCTTCAAAGATATTTGTTGCAAGATTATCGATGTAGCCAAGTTAGATAAGCTACAATCTGACTTGATCGTTACACTCTGCTTATTGGAGCAGTATTTCCCCCCTTCTTTCTTCAATATCATGCTCCACTTAACAGTTCATCTTGTTCGTGAAGTCCAATTATGTGGACCAGTCTACTTCAGatggatgtacccatttgaaagatgcaTGAAGGTGTTGAAAAGTTACGTAGGCAGTCGAAAATATCTGGAAGGTTgcattgttcggagatatgcaaCAGAAGAAGCAgttgaattttgttcagaatatCTCAATGACCTTGATCCTGTTGGGGTCCCTAAATCACTACGTGACCCAAACGCAAGCATTCCTGGATTCTTAGCAAGCAATTCATCAATCATCGTCCAACAAATTGATCTCCAATAA